In Setaria italica strain Yugu1 chromosome IX, Setaria_italica_v2.0, whole genome shotgun sequence, the genomic stretch gaggacgcCGGGCAGCTCGACCTGCCGCCGGGGTTCCGCTTCCACCCCACCGACGAGGAGATCATCACGCACTACCTCACCCACAAGGCCCTCGACCACCGCTTCGTCTCCGGCGTCATCGGCGAGGTCGACCTCAACAAGTGCGAGCCGTGGGATCTCCCAGGTCAGTACTAGGCTACTAGCATCCACAGTCGTAGCTGCACCTTTTCGTCCTTTGTACTAGTACCTCTTGGAAACCATGGCCTAATTGAAAAGTTCGCGTTTGATTTCTGCAGGCCGGGCCAAGATGGGGGAGAAGGAGTGGTTCTTCTTCTGCCACAAGGATCGCAAGTACCCGACGGGGACGCGGACCAACCGCGCCACGGAGACCGGCTACTGGAAGGCCACcggcaaggacaaggagatcTTCAGGGGCCGCGGCATCCTCGTCGGCATGAAGAAGACCCTCGTCTTCTACCGCGGCCGCGCCCCGCGCGGGGAGAAGACCGGCTGGGTCATGCACGAGTTCCGCCTCGAGGGCAAGCTTCCCCACGCGCTGCCGCGCTCCGCCAAGGTCCGGCCTCTCTCCCCTATCCCTCGTTTAATTACTTGTTCGAGCTTGGAAATTTCTTTCCCTTTTCGGTCGGTGCGCGAATTCCCCTTCGTTTTTCCTGAGACGCGGTTTGTTTGTTGCGTGCAGGACGAGTGGGCCGTGTGCAAGGTGTTCAACAAGGAGCTGGCGGCGAGGACGGAGCCCgcaatggcggcggccggcgcggagctCGAGCGCATCGGCTCGTTGGGCTTCATCAGCGAGCTCCTCGACAGCGCCGAGCTGCCTCCCCTCATGGACCCTTCcttcggcggcgaggtggacgaggtgatCGACTTCAAGGGCGTCGCGTCCACCTcgggccacgccgccgcggcgccgggcacTAGCTACCTGCCGGTCAAGATGGAGGAGCACGCGCCGCTGCagtaccagcagcagccgccgatGTTCTACTCCGGCCAGTACTTCTCGCTGCCGGCGGTGAACTCCGGCGACCTGACCCCGGCCATCCGGAGGTACTGCAAGGCGGAGCAGGTGGCCTCCGGGCAGACGACGTCGGTGCTCAGCCCGTCCCGCGAGACCGGGCTCAGCACCGACCGcaacgccggcggcgggtgcgcggAGATCTCGTCGGCGGTGACGCCGTCGGCGTCGCACCAGTTCCTGCACGATCTCGACGACCCGCTCCTCTACGTCGCCGACTTCTGGAAGCACTGAAGCCTGAACATGCGATCGGGTGCCGGGTCTGCTCACCCGCGCCGATCACATGGTTTGGTTGATTAATTGCTTGATTTGATTGATTATCTTGGTCTCTTCTCGCTTGGGTTGGTGACAGTTCGCTGATGCGTCGTCGATCGTCACCGCCCCCGCCAAGTCTGGCCGCTCCTGACCTCGGGTCTGACTAGATTATTATCCGTCCAGGCCGCCAGGGGATTAGGGCCTCCTTGTTAATTAATTCCCCCCATCCTAGGTTCCTTGTCTTGATCTATGTACATAGTACTACTTCTCTGATTGTGTCAGTAGTGGCAAGTTATTGATAGGATTAATGAATGGGTGCAGATTAGGGGTGGTGCTGCATCTGCAGATGCCAGATGCAGTGCACTGCAGGGGGGTTTACGAATTGATTAGTTAATTTGGGCGATTGATGAGCCAGCTAGCGCTAGCTTTATGTGTACATGTACCACCATTAATTGCTGCTTGAGCTCGACATGCCATTATGTGAATTGATGCTTCAGTTAACCTCTTTTGATCTCAACCCTGTTGCTGTACTGCTACCGTATTCCACTTGTTCGTTCATGGCATCGCACGATCACTACGTCTTTCCAAAATCTAGCAGCAACCACCCCCATGGACGCGATGCGATGGGATGGGTCGGCAGTGGACGGATCATGGTTCGTTCGATCCATGGGGCCCTCGCCGTCATCCCACGCGACGCCGCCATGCGGATGATGGGGCGGTCCGCGCTCGCCCCCTGTGGGGATCGGGGATCCAAATCCGGCCAATTATTTGGAGGCGACGTCGTCCTCATCGCGCCCAGTCGGATCGGCGGCATGGCTCGCGCGAAGTGGCCTACCGCCCGGCTCCGGCCTTATCTCGTTTCGGAAACCCCAGCGGcgtgcccccgccgccgacgtctCCGCTCTCCATGCGCGGGTAAAAGCCAGCGGAACGGACGAGGCGAGAAACAGAAACCCAACGTGCACATCCATCCTAACCAACCCCGACCCCAAGTCGTGCAGCCCCACGGGGAAAAAACTTGTCGCTCACGCGCACGCCGACGACGGGGACGGCCGAAACCGCGCGCGGGCGACCGGCCACGGAACGGCTTCGCGCGCTGCTGCTGTTCTGTTCGTTGCGTTTGCGTCTTGCGTTTTTGCTTGTGCGCGCATTCGTTTCCATTCGACGCAAGAGGCttgtgccgggcggcgcggtggtggaggtggagtggGGTCGGAGCGGGCGCCGGGTTTCGGGGCGGTGTGTGTGGCTGACCTAGTGGCCTGGCCGGGCCATTTCCACGCGCTGGCTTGAGCCAGGGGCGGCAAGGACGGATGGAATGGAAGGATCGGCGAGATTCGCTCTGATAAAAGAAGGAGCGGAAATAATAATTGTGGCGGGGCGAATTGGGTTGGGGGGCGAATATTCTCTCCTCCCCCTCACACCAAGGCTAGGAGCCTACGAGTATATCGAAGAAGCTTTAGGCCGTAGCCCGTAGGGGATGGCGCCGGGAGTGACGCGAAAACAACGCCGGCAGCAGCTGCCGGTCACCTCACCTCTCCTCTGCCGTTGGGTTGGGGTGTTCCGATTGGATCGGATTGGGCGATTGGCTCAACTGTCCAAGTCGTTGCGCCGCGTGACGTCACAACTTTAGGCTCCCCGTCCATTGGTACTCGCATTATACTATTCCTCGCCGTCCTTCCCGTCTATAAAGAAACGCCATCTTGGACCGCGAAGGCTGGCTCTAAACAAAGATCGATTGGCAccgctctctccctctccctctctctgctcggcggccggcgggggatcAAGGGCGCATGTTGCTAACCTGCGTGTGTGCCCGAGGCTAATCAATTCTCCCCGGGGGGGATTACGTTCCGATGCAGATGTCCAGATGCGGGTTGCTTTCAGCCTGGTGATTACGGCGCGGATTTCGCAGCGTCTTATCCGGCGATTGACGTCGTCTACGGGCCACCGGGCTCCTCAGATAATCTTGTTTAAGCGCTTCCTCCCCCCCGCCTTTTCCTTTCCCGCATCATCACCGGATTAGATGCCAGGGGGCCGTCGGGGGGACGTGACCACTAACCACCCGGCATAGGCTGCGGCAGGAGTCTCCGGAGCTCATCAGAACGGGAATTTTTCCGTGCGCACCCCGACCTCGCTTTCGTTTGCTCCATGCCGTCCGGACACGGATCGGGGAAGCTGAATTGGGCGGCGGTGACTGGTTGATCGTATATTCGTAGGGCATCAGGACGGCGGGCtcgtggtttttttttttttttttgtattagGTCGTGGATCGCAGTCCTCGCGCCAAGGTCCACCTGGTGAGTGGCGACCGGTGACCAACTGCGAGCGAGCAAAGAACCTTGGAACCACGGATTCGTTCGTGGTGTGTTCTCACTTCTCACAGGTGCGAATACGCATGCCTCGCGCGAAGATTGGCTCCTGCCACGGATTAGCACGCGCGACGTGATAAAGTCCCTGCTGATACGTACTGCCAGGTGTACCAGGAAAAGACCCAAGAGGTTGCTCGTGATCGGCGTCTGATGATAGCTTGTACAGCAACGCATAGGCCAGCCAGCCCGTAACGCGTGCACGCGTGCGCAGCTCGTGTGCATGCGGCATCACAATTCGCGAGCGCGAGGTGTCCGGCACCGGCGAGCTGCCTGCTCACTTCCGTCTCTCCGTCGTCCGTGTCCGTCTCCCCGTTTCTTCTCTGCTCTCCTCCCGCGCGTCCGGGGGGCGACACGTACGCGTGTTCTCTTCTTCTAGAGAAGCAGAGCCGAGCCACCGGTTACAAGTGGACGTTACAATTGGACGCTGCTGCATTTTGCGACAGCTGTGTGCGACCATTTTGTTTGTTTGCTCTTTGAGCAAGGGAGAGAGATTTTACCCAATGAGCCCCCTGCTTGAGCGATAATGGAATGTATTAGGGCGGTGATCCCGAATACTTTTCGGAAAGGGATCGGACGGCGCCCTTTTCATAAAAGGTTTGAAAATCCCTCTTCGACAACATTGTTAGCGCAAGCGCTCTGTCATTGTCCACTTGATTTGGGCTGCCGCAAGGTGGTATGTTGCTTTTACAGAGAGCGATGCTAGCAGCGTAGCTATTGTAAAGGCGACTCGATGCAAATGGGTCAGATAATATCCGCTCAAATCTGGTTTCGTCTCAGAAAGTCAGAGGAAAACACAAATTGTTTCTTAAAATCATACCC encodes the following:
- the LOC101778652 gene encoding NAC domain-containing protein 79, producing MSEVSVINQAEVEDAGQLDLPPGFRFHPTDEEIITHYLTHKALDHRFVSGVIGEVDLNKCEPWDLPGRAKMGEKEWFFFCHKDRKYPTGTRTNRATETGYWKATGKDKEIFRGRGILVGMKKTLVFYRGRAPRGEKTGWVMHEFRLEGKLPHALPRSAKDEWAVCKVFNKELAARTEPAMAAAGAELERIGSLGFISELLDSAELPPLMDPSFGGEVDEVIDFKGVASTSGHAAAAPGTSYLPVKMEEHAPLQYQQQPPMFYSGQYFSLPAVNSGDLTPAIRRYCKAEQVASGQTTSVLSPSRETGLSTDRNAGGGCAEISSAVTPSASHQFLHDLDDPLLYVADFWKH